ttttgagacagtctctctctgtcacccaggctagagcgcagtggcgcaatctcggctcactgcaacctccgcctcccgagttcaagcgattctcctgcctcagcctcccgagtagctgggattacaggcaccaccacacccagctaattttttgtattttagtcgagacggggtctcgccatgttggcctggctggtcttgaactcctgagctcaggcagtccgcccgcctcagcctctcaaagtgctgggattaccggcgtgagccactgcgaccggccccgttttctttattttaaaattgattggcTCTTAAACAATTTGACTTTCAAGTGCAGCCTCTGAATTATTTAATGTTTCTTCCTCTTGAAATTCTCGAAATAGATTTTTTCTGTTATCTTCTCTCTCTAAATGCCTATCCATTTAAATACGCACCACCATGTAAGAGACTTATTACATTCATTAGCTGTTTCAAAATCCACTTCCTGTTCTCAGGCTCTACACCACCCCCTGACCCTTTCCCTCATGGCTTGAGTGTAACAAAGCGTTTCAGTGGACACCGTGCAGGTGTAGGTTTTCTGCCCGAGTACCGACGTGGCTTCCTTGGTCATCTAAACTCCCGCGCGGTGGGCGGGAGCGAGTAGGGGCACTGGGCGGCCCAGAGCCAGCCCACTGTTCCCGACACAGACCTTAACGGCCGACCCTGGCTCTGGCGCATCCCCAGCTGAACTGAAGCTCACCGAGCCTTCGTGCGCCATCGCCAAAGCGGTCGCAGCAACGCTGGTGTTTCTGCCGCATCCGGGTCGCGAAGCCGCCTAACGGTCGCCTCTGCAACCACCGGCTCGGGGTCGCTCGCCCCGCCCACAGTTGCCCCGGCAACCGCGCCGCCCGGGGCACGTTCCGGCCGCTCCCCCCGCCCAAGGGCCGTGCGTACGTGCGTCGTCTCTATGGTGGCGGCGGATTTGGAGGGACCCTACCAACCAGGAGTCAGGCGAGCCGATCTGGGGCTGCAGGTGTTACCTCTGACCTAGGCCGGGGGCTTCAGGGATCCGAGCCGAGGGAGAAAGCCTTGGGGGCTTCATCACACTTATTTGGCTCGCGGGCTTGGGGGCCATCGGGTGGTCCTGTGTCATCCCCATTCCTCCTCTGCGATTCCCCCGTCGCCCCAAAACAGCCCTGGGACTCCCCTGTCTTGCTCCTCGACACCCTCCCCACGCCATGTGACCCTCCCCCATCACCGTCCTCTGGGAACCCCATCCCgtgacccagtctcaggcatcTTCCGAAATGCTCGATGATAGTCGCCCTCGGACATCTCCGCTGCGTCTGTTTGTAGCACGCCGGGTGATTCGGATGCACCTCCCCACAGGATGTTCCGCTGGgagccctcccttcctcttcGAGGCTCGGCCGCCGCCCTGTGCAACAACCTCAGTGTGCTGCAGCTGCCGGCTCGCAACCTCACGTATTTTGGTGTGGTTCATGGACCAAGCGCCCAGCTTCTCAGCGTTGCTCCTGAGGGTGTGCCCTTGGCCCAGCGCCAGCTCCACGCTAAGGAGGGTGCTGGAGTGAGCCCCCCACTTATCACTCAGGTGAGGCATGGAGTTGGGAGTGATGTTGCTGAACCCAGTCCTACCCCCAGCCTTTTCTCTCCAAACCTTCAGGAGCAGGCATGTCCTAACCTCAGAATCTCCCCTCttctgccgggtgcggtggctcacgcctgtaatcccaacacttttggaggctgagacgggcacttgaggccaggagttcgagaccagcctggccaacatggtgaaaccacttctctactaagaatacaaaaaaattaaccgggtgtggtggcgtgcacctgtaatcccagctacttgggtggctgaggcaggagaatcgcttgaacccaggaggctgaggttgcagtgagccgagatcgtgccactgcactccagcctgggccacagagcaagactccatctcccccccgccaaaaaaagaaTCTCATCTTCCCTGCTTTGATTTTCTCCCTACACTGATGCACCTCCCTCCAGGTCCACTGGTGTGTCCTCCCCTTCCGAGTGCTGCTGGTACTCACCTCACATCGAGGAATACAGGTAAGAAGAGGACTCTCCTGCTTGCCCCACCAGAGCCTTCTCAGCTCCCCTGCCAGGCTTCCAGACTTTCCCACTTGCCTCTAAACACTTCCAGACTTTTCACATGCTTGGCCCACTcactctttttctatttcttatcttCAATCTTTCCATCTTTTCCAGTTTCCAAGGTGCCATCTCCAGTATCTGCCCCTTTACTAGCTGTATGTCCTTACACCATTaacttctcactctcactgttgTCCTCtgaaaaaaataggataaaaatAGTACCTACATCCCAgatttgttttgaggattaaatgggctAAGGCTAACATGGATATGTGAAGTACTCAGCAGAGGTCACGTTGGGTTATGCCCCCTGGTTCTTGCCCCGGTCTTCCAGATGTACGAGTCCAATGGCTACACCATGGTCTACTGGCATGCACTGGACTCTGGAGATGCCTCCCCAGGTACCTGCAGGACcaagtggggtgggggcagggagtgtTTGCTAGGGCTGCAGGAGGGGATATTTCTGATCATTCTCCCCTTTCATATTCAGTACAGGCTGTGTTTGCCCGGGGAATTGCTGCCAGTGGCCACTTCATCTGTGTGGGTGAGGGAGCCAAGGGCAGGGCATGGAGGGGTGCTGGGGCATGTGGGCTGTGGCCAGAATAATGAGGGCCTGAGGAAATTGTGGAAAGTTAGAGGGAAGGGtggaagtggagtggaatcaGAGACTCTAGTAAACCATGGAAGGGTTCAGAGGGTCAGGGTGGGATAGGATGAGGCTAGTGAATGAAGGGGCATGGCTGTTAGAGCAGTGAGAGGGGGTTTTGTTACTAAGGTTTCTGGGATGGAGTAAATGTTGAGTAtggtggctggagacccaggagggtCAGGAAGTCATCACTGGAGTACTAGTTCTGGATACAGGAACGTGGTCAGGCCGGGTGCTGGTGTTTGACATCCCAGCCAAGGGTCCCAACATTGTACTGAGCGAGGAGCTGGCTGGGCACCAGATGCCAATCACAGACATTGCCACCGAGCCTGCCCAGGGACAGGTGAGTGGACCTCCCCTACCCACCTGGGAGCCTTCCCcaccctgggaggcaggggaCCTGGCTTTGAGTCTTGGCTCTGCCAAGACTGACATCCACCAAACAGGTGGATGGCTTTGGGCAAATCTGCATTTTCCTAGTCTTCAGCACCAGGTTCAGTGATAAAGCCAGAGATACTTTACATTTATGTAGTATTTTATAGTTAACTAAGATTTTATAATACTGATGTGAAATGAGGAGTTGGAGCAAATGGTTTCTAAGATACTTTCCAGCTCTGAAATGTGCAGCTTCCTTCTCTAGGGCAAGTCCCACCTATTCAGGCCCAGCTCCAGTGCCATCCATcctctccaggaagccttccccatATTCTAGCTCCCACTGATGCCTCTTAGCTGAAACCTGAATTGGCACTGCCCTCAAAAGACAACTCTTGTCTCCCCAAGTAATTTGCAAACCTCTTGAGAACAgggtatatattttcttattcatattcTCCATTGTACCTGGCATAGGGCTAGGCCCATAGGCTGCGTTGCCTGCCTGGTATTGGGGGTGCAGGGGCCCAGGGTCTAGTCATGACTGTGACTGGTTCACTACAAGACCTCCAGAAGGTCATGACAGTGGCCTCAGTTTTATCATCCATCCAGTGAGGCAATTGTGCACCCCCTCCTAACGTTATTGGGGGATGGGACTCCATGAAGAAATTCAAGGAAAGCAGTTCATGCTTCCCAAGGGAACCCTGGTGGTAGGGGTGGTTTCTGATGGGTCTAGCTAGTAAGGGCTCCACATCTTGCCCTTTACCTGGAGAGGCAAAGATGCACACACTGCCTCTCTTCCCCTCCTGCCCTGTATATACAGGACCATAGcaggggagaaagggaagggctGATCTTGCCTTTCCCTTCAGGATTGTGTGGCTGACATGGTGACGGCAGATGATTCAGGCTTGCTGTGTGTCTGGCGGTCAGGGCCAGAATTCACATTATTGACCCGCATTCCAGGATTTGGGTAGGTGAGGCAGAAGGGGTAGAGGGCTTCCTGAGGTAGCTTCAGGCTGGGGAGTAGGATTTGATCTGGGCAAAACAAAGTTGGGTGTCACCCTTGCAGAGTCCCGTGCCCCTCTGTGCAGCTGTGGCAGGGGATCATAGCGGCAGGCTATGGGAATGGACAAGTGCATCTGTATGAGGCCACTACAGGAAATCTACATGTCCAGGTCAATGCCCATGCCCGGGCCATCTGCGCCCTGGACCTGGCTTCTGAGGTGGGCAAGGTCAGTCTCCTCCTCTGTCCCTACATACCCTTTTTCCTGGCAGTGGAATGTTGAGAGAACACCACAGGCTTGTCTTTGCAACTCAGTGTAGCCACCTCCCTTGGGGCACCTGGACTGGGGATTCCAGCTTATATCTATCCCGTCAGGGCATTCTGactccccctcttcctcttccgCAGCTACTCTCTGCAGGTGAGGACACCTTTGTGCATATCTGGAAGCTGAGCAGAAGCCCAGAGAGTGGCTACATTGAGGTATGTGTCATGGGGTGGGTGGAATGGGGAGACCCAAGCATGGGGCATCAGGCCCTGACCAGCCCTCTGCTCCCCCAGGTGGAACACTGTCATGGTGAGTGTGTCTCCGACACCCAGCTGTGTGGTGCTCGATTTTGTGATTCCTCAGGCAGCTCCTTTGCTGTGACTGGCTATGACCTTGCGGAGATCCGGAGATTCAGCAGTGTGTGAGAAGAGCAGCCTTCCTTTGTCCCTGTGGTATTCATAAAGTACCCACTCCACCCAGCCTTTGTCTGATTACTCAGTATCACAGTCATATTTCACAGCTGGTGAACTATGCTTCAGGGATGATGTGAGGCAGGTCTAGACCAGGCAGACAGAGGCACCCTGTCCTCAGGAGCCAGGTGAAGGCTGCTGTTAAATAACTTTAATGGTTGATATGGGAGTCACAAGGGAGGTATGTTTCCTCCAAGGGTTTTTCAGTGCCATCCTCAAAGCTGGTTAGTGCAGGGAGGTAGGGCAGAGTTGGTTCCAGTTTTCTTCCAGGAAGGGTTTAGGGAGGTCCCAGCGAGCCCCAGGAATGAGTCCCTTGGTACCATGGCAACCACAATTTAAGAGGGGCTTCTGCCCACCCCTGCAGCTGACCCCAGGTCCAGCAGAGGAACAGGAGGCCAGACTGGCCAACTTGCTATAGACAGTGCCGTATCCAGAACCCAACTGCGCATGGGTCATTTTCTCTTCTGGGCAGATCCTATGCCAGCACCTTTCTCTCTCACACTGGTGACTGGAGCCAAGTGCGAGGTTGGCCTTTGCTGCAGAGGCCTCTGGTCCGTGGGGatcgctgaggtgggaggggggCAACCGAGCGAGCCCTAGGGGAGTGGTCTGGGGGGACAGCATCCAGGGAAAAGGTTCGGGGTCTCCCCCAGGGCAGGGGGTGGgtccaggctggggctggggccacTGAGGCAGGCAAGCAGGGGTTAGGCAGGGCAGGCTGGTCTGTAAACATTGCCAGCCAGGGTGGGGGTGTCTCCAGCCTTGCGCCCTCCCGCTGGGTCAGGATGTCTGTCACCGCTGCGATGTCATCCAGCGGCTCAATAGCTGTGGCACCaggaaggggttgggggagggttgGGCTAGTCAGAGCTCAGGCCCCAAGCCTACCCAGCCCTATCACCTGTAACTGTAATAGGAGGAAAGCAAAGCCCGGATCTCAGTGGAGATTGCATTATCCTGCAGGAGCAGCCCCTCACCTGGGCCCCCTGGGGCTACAGGCTCTGGTAAGACTGTGGGACGTGGGGCATGAGGTAGATGAGGATgggaaggggaggggtggggagcagaggtgggtgaagaaaccaagaaagaggagaaaatgaaagCGGTGCCAGGCAAGTGAGGGGTCAGAAGAGACAGGAATCCACATACagaaagggaaacagaaaagaagaaattaggaaagaaatcaatgaaatgatcCTGGCTcattggggttttgttttgaactttggTGGAGGTGGTTCTAAGAAGAGTTGGAGAGGAGAAAAGAACACACAGGATTGGGTGAGACTTGGGTCCCCAGAGATCTGGTGTAGCCCAGAGTGTGCTTTCTCTCTGTTTCCATTATCTGGTTTCTCTTGAAGTCCCCAATCCTACTTCCCATTAGCTTCCTGGAGTTCACATTCCTCTCACTTACCCATCTCATGGTACAAGGACCCCTGCTTTGCCAGTGCTTGGGGTGGTTTCCGGGGAGCAGGAGTTTCAATTTTCATGATTTCATCACAGCACTGCTTCCACTGGCCTGGAAGAAGAGCGCTGATTAAAAGAGAGGGCCAGGCTGCCCTTTCTCCTGCTACATTCCCTTCCACACAATCTTGAAACAGAGGCCTTTAGTAAAAATGACAAACTCCAGTTCTTCCCAAAGGTCCAACCCAGCCCCCTTCTCTCTTACTCATGTCAAAGAAAAGCTGCCACAGAGCCTCCATCCAGCTCTGCAGGGCTTCCCGACTTTCTGTCTGAAGGGTGTGTGTCACCTCATCATCCCCATACTGGTTACTGATGCTTAGGGTGAAGGGCTGTCCTAGAGCCTGGTCCAGCTCCCCTGCCCGGACTCGAGTCTCctgcaggagaaagaagaggtCTACCTTGGTCACAGAAGTTGGCAGTGACAGGCAGCCTTGATCACCCCTGCCTTAGAAGGATGAACTTGTGGGGCTTTTGCTGAGCCCTCTCATTTGCCTCCTACTGACCAGAGTAGGAAGGAATGGCAAAAAAGGGCTGGGGATGAGACAGCCAGTCCTGAGTCAGGGGAGGAGGAGCAGCTTGAGATAGGGAAAAAAGGATTGAGCAAGGCAGGGAAGACACAGAGGTAGGCAAGGATGCTCCAGCCAGAGGTCCCTCAGAACTGACAAAAAGTAGGCAGGAAACCCAATAAAAGGGATAGGGAGCAAAGAAGGGCAATTGGACCTGGAGAGAAATGGGAAGTGGTAAACTAGATATAAATTAGAATctgagggagaagagggagagaggatgaaAGGCCCTGAACTTGCAGGCGAGAGAACCCTCTCTGAGACTTGACAGGGACTGAGGATGGCAAGTGAATGGGACGATCCTCTCCCAGTGATGCTGTGGTTGGGGAGAATACGGGCCCCTGAAGCTGGATGTGGCACTGTCAGGAGCAGGAGGCCTGTTTCTATCTCTCTGAGGTATGTGCCCACCCTCCTAAGACCTGAAGGAGAGGCTCCTGGGCCTGTGCCCTTGGTGGCCTTACCACCAAGGGACCCATCACCTTGTTGACGGCAATAGTAAGCAGCGGCTCTTCCCCCATGTCTGCATCCTCAGGTCGCCGGTAACAGAAGAGGTTTGTGCCTTTCAGAACTCCATGCACTTTTGCCCAGTTCTGCATCTCCCCAGCTTGCTGCACAAATGACTCAACATTTTCTAGGGAAGTCACACCCCCCAGTATCCCTCTTCTCAGCCCCCCATGAGAACCTGTTTGTTTTGTCCACCCTGCTGTCCATTCCTCCCCTCTTCTGGCCATACCCCATTTCTTCCACCCAAATCTTGATTTTTCATTAGctcttctattcctagttatccagctctcctctgccttctccctgCTCCCTTCCAC
The window above is part of the Symphalangus syndactylus isolate Jambi chromosome 14, NHGRI_mSymSyn1-v2.1_pri, whole genome shotgun sequence genome. Proteins encoded here:
- the WDR54 gene encoding WD repeat-containing protein 54 isoform X2; translation: MVAADLEGPYQPGVRMFRWEPSLPLRGSAAALCNNLSVLQLPARNLTYFGVVHGPSAQLLSVAPEGVPLAQRQLHAKEGAGVSPPLITQVHWCVLPFRVLLVLTSHRGIQMYESNGYTMVYWHALDSGDASPVQAVFARGIAASGHFICVVLDTGTWSGRVLVFDIPAKGPNIVLSEELAGHQMPITDIATEPAQGQDCVADMVTADDSGLLCVWRSGPEFTLLTRIPGFGVPCPSVQLWQGIIAAGYGNGQVHLYEATTGNLHVQVNAHARAICALDLASELLSAGEDTFVHIWKLSRSPESGYIEVEHCHGECVSDTQLCGARFCDSSGSSFAVTGYDLAEIRRFSSV
- the WDR54 gene encoding WD repeat-containing protein 54 isoform X3, with translation MVAADLEGPYQPGVRMFRWEPSLPLRGSAAALCNNLSVLQLPARNLTYFGVVHGPSAQLLSVAPEGVPLAQRQLHAKEGAGVSPPLITQVHWCVLPFRVLLVLTSHRGIQMYESNGYTMVYWHALDSGDASPVQAVFARGIAASGHFICVGTWSGRVLVFDIPAKGPNIVLSEELAGHQMPITDIATEPAQGQDCVADMVTADDSGLLCVWRSGPEFTLLTRIPGFGVPCPSVQLWQGIIAAGYGNGQVHLYEATTGNLHVQVNAHARAICALDLASEVGKLLSAGEDTFVHIWKLSRSPESGYIEVEHCHGECVSDTQLCGARFCDSSGSSFAVTGYDLAEIRRFSSV
- the WDR54 gene encoding WD repeat-containing protein 54 isoform X4; this translates as MVAADLEGPYQPGVRMFRWEPSLPLRGSAAALCNNLSVLQLPARNLTYFGVVHGPSAQLLSVAPEGVPLAQRQLHAKEGAGVSPPLITQVHWCVLPFRVLLVLTSHRGIQMYESNGYTMVYWHALDSGDASPVQAVFARGIAASGHFICVGTWSGRVLVFDIPAKGPNIVLSEELAGHQMPITDIATEPAQGQDCVADMVTADDSGLLCVWRSGPEFTLLTRIPGFGVPCPSVQLWQGIIAAGYGNGQVHLYEATTGNLHVQVNAHARAICALDLASELLSAGEDTFVHIWKLSRSPESGYIEVEHCHGECVSDTQLCGARFCDSSGSSFAVTGYDLAEIRRFSSV
- the WDR54 gene encoding WD repeat-containing protein 54 isoform X1, translating into MVAADLEGPYQPGVRMFRWEPSLPLRGSAAALCNNLSVLQLPARNLTYFGVVHGPSAQLLSVAPEGVPLAQRQLHAKEGAGVSPPLITQVHWCVLPFRVLLVLTSHRGIQMYESNGYTMVYWHALDSGDASPVQAVFARGIAASGHFICVVLDTGTWSGRVLVFDIPAKGPNIVLSEELAGHQMPITDIATEPAQGQDCVADMVTADDSGLLCVWRSGPEFTLLTRIPGFGVPCPSVQLWQGIIAAGYGNGQVHLYEATTGNLHVQVNAHARAICALDLASEVGKLLSAGEDTFVHIWKLSRSPESGYIEVEHCHGECVSDTQLCGARFCDSSGSSFAVTGYDLAEIRRFSSV
- the WDR54 gene encoding WD repeat-containing protein 54 isoform X5, encoding MFRWEPSLPLRGSAAALCNNLSVLQLPARNLTYFGVVHGPSAQLLSVAPEGVPLAQRQLHAKEGAGVSPPLITQVHWCVLPFRVLLVLTSHRGIQMYESNGYTMVYWHALDSGDASPVQAVFARGIAASGHFICVVLDTGTWSGRVLVFDIPAKGPNIVLSEELAGHQMPITDIATEPAQGQDCVADMVTADDSGLLCVWRSGPEFTLLTRIPGFGVPCPSVQLWQGIIAAGYGNGQVHLYEATTGNLHVQVNAHARAICALDLASEVGKLLSAGEDTFVHIWKLSRSPESGYIEVEHCHGECVSDTQLCGARFCDSSGSSFAVTGYDLAEIRRFSSV
- the WDR54 gene encoding WD repeat-containing protein 54 isoform X7, translated to MFRWEPSLPLRGSAAALCNNLSVLQLPARNLTYFGVVHGPSAQLLSVAPEGVPLAQRQLHAKEGAGVSPPLITQVHWCVLPFRVLLVLTSHRGIQMYESNGYTMVYWHALDSGDASPVQAVFARGIAASGHFICVGTWSGRVLVFDIPAKGPNIVLSEELAGHQMPITDIATEPAQGQDCVADMVTADDSGLLCVWRSGPEFTLLTRIPGFGVPCPSVQLWQGIIAAGYGNGQVHLYEATTGNLHVQVNAHARAICALDLASEVGKLLSAGEDTFVHIWKLSRSPESGYIEVEHCHGECVSDTQLCGARFCDSSGSSFAVTGYDLAEIRRFSSV
- the WDR54 gene encoding WD repeat-containing protein 54 isoform X8; this encodes MFRWEPSLPLRGSAAALCNNLSVLQLPARNLTYFGVVHGPSAQLLSVAPEGVPLAQRQLHAKEGAGVSPPLITQVHWCVLPFRVLLVLTSHRGIQMYESNGYTMVYWHALDSGDASPVQAVFARGIAASGHFICVGTWSGRVLVFDIPAKGPNIVLSEELAGHQMPITDIATEPAQGQDCVADMVTADDSGLLCVWRSGPEFTLLTRIPGFGVPCPSVQLWQGIIAAGYGNGQVHLYEATTGNLHVQVNAHARAICALDLASELLSAGEDTFVHIWKLSRSPESGYIEVEHCHGECVSDTQLCGARFCDSSGSSFAVTGYDLAEIRRFSSV
- the WDR54 gene encoding WD repeat-containing protein 54 isoform X6, with protein sequence MFRWEPSLPLRGSAAALCNNLSVLQLPARNLTYFGVVHGPSAQLLSVAPEGVPLAQRQLHAKEGAGVSPPLITQVHWCVLPFRVLLVLTSHRGIQMYESNGYTMVYWHALDSGDASPVQAVFARGIAASGHFICVVLDTGTWSGRVLVFDIPAKGPNIVLSEELAGHQMPITDIATEPAQGQDCVADMVTADDSGLLCVWRSGPEFTLLTRIPGFGVPCPSVQLWQGIIAAGYGNGQVHLYEATTGNLHVQVNAHARAICALDLASELLSAGEDTFVHIWKLSRSPESGYIEVEHCHGECVSDTQLCGARFCDSSGSSFAVTGYDLAEIRRFSSV